The nucleotide window ATGACGCTCATTCGACGCTCAGGCCGCCTCACAGCCCGTGCCCAAGGCAGGAAAACGCTATGTGACCTGCACATTCTCCCGTCCGTATACCTTGTGACCTGTTTCCGATGACGCATCACGTGGAGTGCGTGGCGATTCTGGAGCCTGCGGACAAGGGCGCCTGACCTCGGGTTCGTGAGCCAGGCGGTTGTAACAATCTCAGGCGGCGACGAGCTCCTGCTCACGGTCCGGCGTCTTGACCTCGGGCTTCTTGTTCGGCAGCGAGAGCCGGAAGACCTTGCGCCACGCGGAGAACACCTGCTTGGGCAGCGGCCCGGTGACGTACTCCAGCTCGTATTTCTCGAACAGCGCGCGCACCTTCACCGCAACCTCGGCGTACCGGTTGCTCGGCAGGTCCGGGAACAGGTGGTGCTCGATCTGGTGCGACAGGTTGCCGGTCATGAAGTGCATGGCCCTGCTGCCGCTGATGTTCGCCGAGCCCATCATCTGGCGCAGGTACCACTGGCCGCGCGTCTCGTCCTTGATCGACCGGCGCTCGAAGACCTGTACGCCCTCGGGGAAGTGCCCGCACATGATCACCGAGTGGGACCAGATGTTGCGGACCAGGTTCGCGGTGAACGTGGCGGCGAGCGTGGTGAGGCACGACGGGCCCGACAGCATCGGGTGGAGCACGTAGTCCTTGAGCACCTGCTTGCGGATCTTGCGGCCCACGGCCTTGGCCCGTGCGCGGAACTCCGGGTTCTTGCGGCGGTGCTTGTGCAGGTTCTTGCCGAGCTCCAGGTCGTACGCTGCGATGCCGTACTCGAAGAAGCAGGCGTTGATGAAGTTCCACAGCGGCTGGCCGAGGTGGAACGGGTGCCACTTCTGGTCCTCGTCGACGCGCATGATGCCGTAGCCGAGATCGTTGTCCTTGCCGATCACGTTGGTGTACGTGTGATGCAGCTCGTTGTGCGAGTGCTTCCACTGCTCGGACGGTGAGACATGATCCCACTCCCAGGTGGTGGAGTGGATCTTCGGGTCCCGCATCCAGTCCCACTGGCCGTGCAGGACGTTGTGGCCGATCTCCATGTTGTCCATGATCTTCGCCACGGACAGCCCGGCGGTGCCGATCAGCCACGCGGGCGGGAAGATCGAGAACAGCAGCACGCCCCTGCTGACCAGCTCGAGCTTGCGCTGCGCCGAGATGACCTTACGGATGTAGGCGGCGTCCTTCTCGCCGCGGCCGGCGATCACCTCGTCGCGGATCGCGTCCAGCTCGCGGCCAAGCTCCTCGATCTGCTCCGCGGTCAAGTGGGCGGTGGGGTCGATGGCGGTCAAGGTGCTCCTACCGTTCGATGTCGCAGGGGCCCGCCGCGGCGGACACGCAGGTCTGAATGAGGACGCCCGGCTCGGCCTCGGTGATCTCGCCGGTGCGCAGGTCGCGGACGGCACCCGCCTTGAGCGGTGTGACGCAGCCGAAGCAGATGCCCATGCGGCACCCGGAGGGCATGAGCACGCCGGCCTCCTCGCCGATGTCCAGCAACGGCGTGGCGCCGTCCGCGTCGACGGTCTTGCCGGTGGCGCTGAACGTGACCTCGCCGCCGTCGCCGGCGACGACGATGCTGGGGCGGAAGCGTTCGGTGTGCAGGCGCTCCGGTACGCCGTGCCCGCTCCAGTGCTCTTCGGCGGCGTCGAGCAGGCCCGCGGGCCCGCAAGCCCAGGTCTCGCGCTCGGCCCAGTCGGGCACGAGTTCGTCGAGACGGGAGATGTCGAGCATGCCGTCTGTGTCGGTGTGCACCTCGATGAGCCGCAGCTTCTTGTCCGCGACCAGATCGTGCAGTTCGTTGCGGAAGATCACGTCCTGCGACCGAGGCGCGCAGTGGACCATGACGACGTCGTCGAACTCGATGTCGCGCAGCATGCCCATGACGGGCGTGATGCCGCTTCCGGCCGTCAGGTAGAGCACCTTGGCGGGCTTGGCCTGCGGCAGCACGAAGTCGCCGGTCGGCTGGTCGAGTTGGATCAGCGTGCCCGGTGTCGCCCTGCGGACCAGGTGGTTGCTGACCTTGCCGTCCGGGATCGCCTTCACGGTGATCGTGACGCGGCCGTCCTGGCGGTTTGTCGGCGAG belongs to Streptantibioticus cattleyicolor NRRL 8057 = DSM 46488 and includes:
- a CDS encoding ferredoxin reductase translates to MMSTALRSRAWKLLEMVTTPLLPSDYLDLVSPLRAGADLRGRIEAVHPETDDAATIVIRPGRGWRGHTAGQYVRIGVDVDGVRLWRAYSITSPTNRQDGRVTITVKAIPDGKVSNHLVRRATPGTLIQLDQPTGDFVLPQAKPAKVLYLTAGSGITPVMGMLRDIEFDDVVMVHCAPRSQDVIFRNELHDLVADKKLRLIEVHTDTDGMLDISRLDELVPDWAERETWACGPAGLLDAAEEHWSGHGVPERLHTERFRPSIVVAGDGGEVTFSATGKTVDADGATPLLDIGEEAGVLMPSGCRMGICFGCVTPLKAGAVRDLRTGEITEAEPGVLIQTCVSAAAGPCDIER
- a CDS encoding fatty acid desaturase family protein, which codes for MTAIDPTAHLTAEQIEELGRELDAIRDEVIAGRGEKDAAYIRKVISAQRKLELVSRGVLLFSIFPPAWLIGTAGLSVAKIMDNMEIGHNVLHGQWDWMRDPKIHSTTWEWDHVSPSEQWKHSHNELHHTYTNVIGKDNDLGYGIMRVDEDQKWHPFHLGQPLWNFINACFFEYGIAAYDLELGKNLHKHRRKNPEFRARAKAVGRKIRKQVLKDYVLHPMLSGPSCLTTLAATFTANLVRNIWSHSVIMCGHFPEGVQVFERRSIKDETRGQWYLRQMMGSANISGSRAMHFMTGNLSHQIEHHLFPDLPSNRYAEVAVKVRALFEKYELEYVTGPLPKQVFSAWRKVFRLSLPNKKPEVKTPDREQELVAA